A genomic region of Stenotrophomonas sp. NA06056 contains the following coding sequences:
- a CDS encoding CDP-diacylglycerol diphosphatase, whose translation MPRVVAVRFLLLPLMLLAGCASVPATPPPAHSDALWRLIERDCQGAQSPRGDCLQVRPAVDHRDVLVKDAHGHYQFLLMPLDKVSGIESPALYRRGAPNYFAAAWQARVRTEQALGQPLPRSVASLALNSPHGRSQHQLHIHVDCLRADVLQALEDNRTTLGTQWAPLPVLLRGHRYQARLLPGEALTANPLNLLAYDLSGVGEVGQWSLLVAGHEYVHGAPGFILLATQLDPGSDNDASAEELQDHACSVLTGADASLERVR comes from the coding sequence ATCCCGCGAGTTGTTGCCGTGCGATTCCTGCTGCTTCCCCTGATGTTGCTGGCCGGCTGTGCCAGTGTGCCTGCCACGCCGCCGCCGGCCCATTCAGATGCGCTGTGGCGCCTGATCGAGCGTGACTGCCAGGGCGCACAGTCGCCCCGTGGTGACTGCCTGCAGGTGCGTCCGGCGGTCGACCACCGCGATGTGCTGGTCAAGGACGCGCACGGCCACTATCAGTTCCTGCTGATGCCGCTGGACAAGGTCAGTGGCATCGAAAGCCCCGCGCTGTACCGACGTGGTGCACCCAATTACTTCGCCGCCGCCTGGCAGGCCCGCGTGCGCACCGAACAGGCGCTGGGCCAACCGCTGCCGCGCAGCGTCGCCAGCCTGGCATTGAATTCACCGCATGGCCGTTCGCAGCATCAGCTGCACATCCACGTCGACTGCCTGCGCGCTGACGTGCTGCAGGCGCTGGAAGACAACCGCACGACGCTCGGTACGCAGTGGGCGCCGCTGCCGGTGCTGCTGCGCGGCCATCGATACCAGGCGCGACTGTTGCCGGGCGAAGCGTTGACCGCCAACCCGCTCAACCTGCTGGCCTATGACCTGAGCGGTGTGGGCGAGGTTGGCCAGTGGAGCCTGCTGGTGGCGGGGCACGAGTACGTGCACGGTGCACCGGGCTTCATCCTGCTGGCCACGCAGCTGGATCCCGGCAGCGACAATGATGCCAGTGCCGAGGAGCTGCAGGACCATGCCTGCAGCGTGTTGACCGGCGCCGATGCTTCGCTGGAGCGGGTGCGCTAG
- a CDS encoding GNAT family protein, whose product MNRHSPTPLPPLRPVLRRHLLLLQHGPVVLRALQRSDLVAWRRHYRQVERTCSPPAHLDAEARFLCGVQRSQLQHDNDHLLLGSFDAAGELLDELNLRLQCAHARSVELRWLHTGGCPRQRQLAPSLQALCTFLFEQVGIHRLFVLLPPDAGSALVATLQAIGFEREGLLRDHHLDHEGWQDRQLYALTAPLWRQRQSAGN is encoded by the coding sequence ATGAACCGGCATTCCCCTACTCCCCTGCCACCGCTGCGACCCGTGCTGCGCCGCCACCTCCTGCTGCTTCAGCACGGTCCCGTCGTGCTGCGCGCGCTGCAGCGCTCGGACCTCGTGGCCTGGCGTCGTCACTATCGTCAGGTTGAACGCACCTGCAGCCCGCCTGCCCACCTCGATGCCGAGGCGCGCTTCCTCTGCGGTGTGCAGCGATCGCAGTTGCAGCACGACAACGATCATCTGCTGCTGGGCAGCTTCGATGCAGCGGGTGAGCTGCTGGACGAGCTGAACCTGCGGCTGCAGTGCGCACATGCGCGCAGCGTTGAACTGCGCTGGCTGCATACCGGCGGCTGCCCCCGGCAACGGCAGCTGGCCCCTTCATTGCAGGCGCTGTGCACGTTCCTGTTCGAACAGGTGGGGATCCACCGCTTGTTCGTCCTGCTGCCGCCCGATGCAGGCAGCGCGCTGGTTGCCACCTTGCAGGCGATCGGCTTCGAACGCGAAGGACTTCTGCGCGATCACCACCTGGATCACGAGGGCTGGCAGGACCGCCAGTTGTACGCGCTGACGGCCCCCCTCTGGCGGCAACGGCAGTCGGCAGGAAACTAG
- a CDS encoding TonB-dependent receptor — MSASSLALRPRPLVLALSSLMLASLPAFAQESAPTSLQEVKVTGSRIPRASVEGPSPVTVISREQIDAQGYRNAFDALSALTENTGNVQGEDFGNTFTPAANTINLRGLGPNRTLVLVNGRRQADYPLAYEGSVNVVNLANIPSALIERIEVLAAGASAVYGSDAIAGVVNIILKDRFDGVDVNVRAGGTQQGGGDNQRVQVVGGSSGERWEGLFGFELDVRKAIHARQRDFMDSLDDDPTGKAPQPTAVAYRRNAATGRNIDPGAAGCDAASAIYGGSVFRANNPRQGWYCGSNEAAASYWTVQTEKRNLNGYGLLTFHVNDTTDLFADVAVGSARIHNNTRAPTWTSSRNYFYNQNTGNLESWYRRFAPEEIGGLPRNANRFLENSWSFNVGARGQIGDSGWDYEAVYSRSRYENRTRRPVLLAGINEYLLGPQLGVRNGVEVYAPDPSRLFRPLTPDEYGRLSDYQESRNAAWLQTFSATVNGRLFALPGGDAALAAVVEAGSQGYRNRPDPRLGTGEFWNTSAGIGAGGERDRYAAGVELQLPLLQSLTTTLAGRYDQYRAAGEHIGKATWSFGVEFRPIESLLIRGTAATSFRAPDMNYVFATETRGYNPGMTDYWRCRTAGQSYDNCDYNGLSIDYSNRANPQLQPESAKSYGFGVVWSPLSGLDFSADYYDIRIDNEVTSLDTSRILRDEADCRLGRTLGGEARDIGSPLCQDALSRVIRNPSNATVQPDQVTRVLINPINAASESVRGIDLKGNWRFDAGRYGRFTTRLAYTLVLEHEYKQFADDEVRDIRNSLDDWQWRSKANGSITWNQGDWTATIYGNRYGSLPKSDGTGRIAPYMTYNASVFRQFGENLTLGVIVNNLRDSRPPADRNGGGWPFYPVGNYDPYGRQFWVELDYRFR; from the coding sequence ATGTCCGCCTCTTCCCTGGCGCTGCGCCCGCGTCCGCTGGTGCTTGCCTTGTCGTCCCTGATGCTGGCCTCGTTGCCGGCCTTCGCGCAGGAAAGCGCACCCACCTCATTGCAGGAAGTGAAGGTCACCGGTTCGCGCATTCCGCGCGCCAGTGTCGAGGGGCCATCGCCGGTCACGGTGATCAGCCGCGAGCAGATCGATGCGCAGGGTTATCGCAACGCATTCGATGCGTTGAGTGCGCTTACCGAAAACACCGGCAACGTGCAGGGCGAGGACTTCGGCAATACCTTCACCCCTGCGGCGAACACCATCAACCTGCGTGGCCTGGGCCCGAACCGCACGCTGGTGCTGGTCAACGGCCGACGCCAGGCCGATTATCCGCTGGCCTACGAAGGCTCGGTGAACGTGGTCAACCTGGCCAACATCCCGAGCGCGCTGATCGAGCGCATCGAGGTGCTGGCCGCCGGTGCATCGGCGGTGTACGGCTCCGATGCTATTGCCGGCGTGGTCAACATCATCCTCAAGGACCGCTTCGACGGCGTGGACGTCAACGTGCGTGCCGGCGGCACCCAGCAGGGCGGTGGTGACAACCAGCGCGTGCAGGTGGTCGGCGGCAGCTCGGGCGAACGCTGGGAAGGCCTGTTTGGCTTCGAACTGGATGTACGCAAGGCGATCCACGCGCGGCAGCGCGACTTCATGGATTCGCTGGACGATGATCCCACCGGCAAGGCGCCGCAGCCGACGGCAGTTGCCTATCGTCGCAACGCCGCCACTGGCCGTAACATCGATCCGGGCGCGGCTGGCTGCGATGCGGCTTCGGCCATCTACGGCGGCAGCGTGTTCCGCGCCAACAATCCGCGCCAGGGCTGGTATTGCGGCAGCAACGAAGCCGCTGCCAGCTACTGGACCGTGCAGACCGAGAAGCGCAACCTCAACGGCTACGGTCTGCTGACCTTCCACGTCAACGACACCACCGACCTGTTCGCCGATGTCGCCGTGGGCAGCGCACGGATCCACAACAATACGCGCGCGCCCACCTGGACCTCGTCGCGCAACTACTTCTACAACCAGAACACGGGCAACCTGGAGAGCTGGTATCGCCGGTTCGCGCCAGAGGAGATTGGTGGGCTGCCGCGCAACGCCAACCGCTTCCTGGAAAACTCCTGGTCGTTCAACGTCGGTGCGCGCGGCCAGATCGGTGACAGTGGCTGGGACTACGAAGCGGTCTACAGCCGCTCGCGCTACGAGAACCGTACGCGCCGCCCGGTGCTGCTGGCCGGCATCAACGAGTACCTGCTGGGCCCACAACTGGGCGTGCGCAACGGCGTGGAGGTCTACGCACCGGATCCGTCGCGCCTGTTCCGGCCGCTGACGCCCGATGAGTACGGTCGCCTGTCCGATTATCAGGAAAGTCGCAACGCCGCGTGGCTGCAGACATTCAGTGCGACGGTCAATGGTCGCCTGTTCGCATTGCCGGGTGGCGATGCCGCGTTGGCCGCGGTGGTCGAGGCGGGCAGCCAGGGCTACCGCAACCGACCGGACCCGCGGCTGGGCACCGGTGAATTCTGGAACACCAGCGCCGGCATCGGTGCCGGTGGTGAGCGTGACCGCTACGCGGCGGGCGTTGAATTGCAGCTGCCGTTGCTGCAGTCGTTGACCACCACCCTGGCGGGTCGCTACGACCAGTACCGCGCCGCTGGCGAGCACATCGGCAAGGCCACCTGGAGTTTCGGTGTTGAATTCCGCCCGATCGAAAGCCTGCTGATCCGTGGCACCGCCGCCACCAGCTTCCGTGCGCCGGACATGAACTATGTGTTCGCCACCGAGACCCGTGGCTACAACCCGGGCATGACCGACTACTGGCGCTGCCGCACCGCCGGCCAGTCGTATGACAACTGCGACTACAACGGCCTGTCGATCGACTACAGCAACCGCGCCAACCCGCAACTGCAGCCGGAGTCGGCCAAGTCGTATGGCTTCGGTGTGGTCTGGTCACCGCTGTCCGGGCTGGATTTCAGTGCCGATTACTACGACATCCGCATCGACAACGAGGTGACCAGCCTCGACACCAGCCGCATCCTGCGTGATGAGGCCGATTGCCGACTGGGTCGCACCCTCGGTGGCGAAGCGCGCGACATCGGCTCGCCGCTGTGCCAGGACGCGCTGTCGCGGGTGATCCGCAACCCCTCCAACGCCACCGTGCAGCCGGACCAGGTGACCCGCGTACTGATCAACCCGATCAATGCGGCGTCGGAATCGGTGCGCGGCATCGACCTGAAGGGCAACTGGCGCTTCGATGCGGGCCGCTACGGCCGCTTCACAACGCGTCTGGCCTACACCCTGGTGCTGGAGCACGAGTACAAGCAGTTTGCCGATGACGAAGTGCGCGACATCCGCAATTCGCTGGATGACTGGCAGTGGCGCAGCAAGGCCAATGGCAGCATCACCTGGAACCAGGGCGACTGGACTGCGACGATCTATGGCAACCGCTATGGCTCGTTGCCGAAGAGCGATGGCACCGGCCGTATCGCCCCGTACATGACTTACAACGCCAGTGTGTTCCGCCAGTTCGGCGAGAACCTGACACTGGGTGTGATCGTCAACAACCTGCGCGACAGCCGGCCGCCGGCGGACAGGAATGGCGGGGGGTGGCCGTTCTATCCGGTCGGCAACTACGACCCGTATGGCCGCCAGTTCTGGGTGGAGCTGGATTACCGGTTCCGTTGA
- a CDS encoding amidohydrolase family protein, translated as MTLQFVHGGVDRDGTPLHFHLRDGRFDGINGDDAAAEGAQCVDLAGFTVLPGLVDGHIHLDKSFVGDRWHPHQPVNSLRERLAVEKTAMAAAAPMAERAEALIRQCSAFGTVAMRCHVDIDGSTGLDHLQAVREAALCCADIMRIQLVAFPQAGVMSCPGTAAVLEQAIAAGVEVLGGIDPSTLDGDAEGQLGLLFGLAERYGVRLDIHLHEPGETGLAQLLRIAARTRASCLQGRVAVSHAYALGEVPLARALQVGDALAAAGVAIMSNAPGDHPFPPLRALHDAGVRVFAGNDNIRDCWWPYGNGDLLQRAMLLGYRSGFYTDADLMLALDMVTTHAAEVIGLPQYGIAEGLPATFVAVRADHGPAAVAAVPGERRVVVDGRWL; from the coding sequence ATGACCCTGCAGTTTGTCCATGGTGGCGTCGATCGCGACGGTACCCCCCTGCATTTCCACCTCCGTGATGGCCGTTTCGACGGCATCAATGGCGATGACGCGGCAGCAGAGGGGGCTCAATGCGTCGATCTGGCCGGCTTTACCGTCCTGCCGGGACTGGTCGACGGCCATATCCATCTGGACAAGAGTTTCGTGGGCGACCGCTGGCATCCGCATCAGCCGGTGAACAGCCTGCGCGAGCGCTTGGCGGTGGAGAAGACCGCGATGGCCGCCGCCGCACCGATGGCGGAGCGAGCCGAGGCCCTGATCCGCCAGTGCAGCGCATTCGGTACGGTGGCAATGCGTTGCCACGTCGACATCGACGGAAGCACCGGCCTGGACCATCTGCAGGCCGTGCGCGAGGCGGCACTGTGCTGTGCCGACATCATGCGCATCCAGCTTGTGGCGTTCCCGCAGGCGGGCGTGATGTCGTGCCCAGGTACGGCGGCAGTTCTGGAACAGGCGATCGCCGCAGGGGTGGAAGTGCTCGGTGGCATCGACCCGAGCACACTGGACGGGGATGCCGAAGGCCAGCTAGGTCTGTTGTTTGGGCTGGCCGAGCGTTATGGCGTGCGCCTGGACATCCACCTGCATGAGCCGGGCGAGACCGGGCTGGCGCAGCTGTTGCGGATCGCGGCGCGCACGCGTGCGTCGTGCCTGCAGGGCAGGGTGGCGGTCAGTCATGCCTATGCGCTGGGTGAGGTGCCGTTGGCGCGGGCGCTGCAGGTGGGTGACGCATTGGCTGCCGCAGGCGTGGCGATCATGAGCAATGCGCCGGGTGACCATCCGTTCCCACCGCTGCGCGCCCTGCACGACGCGGGTGTGCGTGTGTTCGCGGGCAACGACAACATCCGTGACTGCTGGTGGCCGTATGGCAATGGCGACCTGCTGCAGCGGGCAATGCTGCTGGGCTATCGATCAGGCTTCTACACCGATGCGGACCTGATGCTGGCGTTGGACATGGTCACCACCCATGCAGCGGAGGTGATCGGGTTGCCGCAATACGGTATTGCCGAAGGTCTTCCGGCCACCTTCGTGGCGGTGCGTGCCGACCACGGGCCCGCGGCGGTGGCAGCAGTGCCGGGCGAGCGCCGTGTGGTGGTTGACGGCCGCTGGCTGTAG
- a CDS encoding LysR substrate-binding domain-containing protein, protein MQDSAKSNRTVFELDLLRALVMVADCGSFTTAATRLHSTQSTVSQKIRRLEELAGHRLLERGHRDVHPTDAGHTLLGYARRMLDLNEELAQALAGATVETAVRIGVPEDFVNAQTTRMLAAFSRRHPQVKLEISSGLSRDLAHGFDHGELDLVLVKQRRNTRQAVQCRREPMHWIDSLRSSSLQQDPLPLVTFPPRGLYRDEMIQAVEALGLRWRIAFTSSSLSGIQGAVADGIGISLLPRRAVNREHRVIDGERDLPVVDNYEIGLLHRADADDAVRALAAELWRQVQREPE, encoded by the coding sequence ATGCAAGACAGTGCCAAATCGAATAGAACAGTGTTCGAACTGGACCTGCTGCGGGCCCTGGTGATGGTCGCCGACTGTGGCAGCTTCACCACCGCGGCCACGCGCCTGCATTCAACCCAATCCACGGTCAGCCAGAAAATCCGTCGTCTGGAGGAGCTTGCCGGCCATCGCCTGCTTGAGCGCGGCCACCGCGACGTGCATCCCACCGATGCGGGACACACCCTGCTGGGCTATGCCAGGCGCATGCTGGATCTGAACGAGGAGCTGGCCCAGGCCTTGGCCGGCGCAACCGTGGAGACCGCAGTGCGCATCGGCGTTCCCGAAGACTTCGTCAATGCGCAGACCACGCGCATGCTCGCCGCCTTCAGCCGCCGCCACCCGCAGGTCAAGCTGGAAATCAGCAGCGGCCTCAGCCGTGATCTGGCCCATGGATTCGACCATGGCGAGCTGGACCTGGTACTGGTCAAGCAACGTCGCAACACCCGCCAGGCCGTTCAGTGCCGGCGCGAACCGATGCACTGGATCGACAGCCTGCGCAGCAGCAGCCTGCAGCAGGACCCCCTGCCACTGGTCACCTTCCCGCCCCGCGGACTGTACCGCGACGAGATGATCCAGGCCGTCGAGGCACTGGGCCTGCGCTGGCGCATCGCGTTCACCAGTTCTTCGCTGAGCGGCATCCAGGGCGCGGTGGCCGACGGCATCGGCATCAGCCTGCTGCCACGTCGCGCGGTCAACCGTGAGCACCGCGTCATCGATGGCGAGCGCGACCTGCCGGTGGTCGACAACTACGAGATCGGTCTGCTGCATCGCGCCGATGCCGATGATGCGGTGCGTGCGCTGGCCGCTGAGCTCTGGCGGCAGGTACAGCGCGAGCCGGAGTGA
- a CDS encoding ankyrin repeat domain-containing protein has protein sequence MHHPRSLQPRSALGRMLLLFLLVMVIPACTATSRSDADAQLRDAASRGDVDAVREALDAGADLEARDVQGRTALLLATHGNNVDAARELIEAGADVNAKDAMQDSAYLYAGARGLDEILALTLAHGADLRSTNRYGGTALIPAAERGHVATVHALLRAGVAVDHVNRLHWTALLEAILLGDGGARHVQIVQLLLDAGANPELADGDGVTPLAHARQRGYTNIETLLRQHGATR, from the coding sequence ATGCACCACCCTCGCTCCCTGCAACCTCGTTCGGCATTGGGTCGCATGCTGTTGCTGTTCCTGTTGGTCATGGTGATCCCGGCGTGCACGGCGACTTCCCGAAGCGACGCCGATGCGCAGCTGCGCGATGCCGCCAGCCGCGGCGATGTCGATGCCGTGCGCGAGGCGCTGGACGCGGGTGCCGATCTGGAGGCGCGTGATGTCCAGGGCCGTACGGCCCTGCTGCTGGCCACCCACGGCAACAACGTGGATGCGGCGCGTGAGCTGATCGAGGCTGGCGCCGACGTCAATGCCAAGGACGCGATGCAGGACAGCGCCTATCTGTACGCCGGCGCGCGCGGCCTGGATGAGATCCTGGCGCTGACGCTCGCGCACGGTGCAGACCTGCGCAGCACCAACCGCTATGGCGGTACCGCGCTCATTCCTGCTGCCGAACGCGGCCATGTCGCCACCGTGCATGCGCTGCTGCGCGCCGGCGTGGCCGTTGATCATGTCAATCGCCTGCACTGGACGGCACTGCTGGAGGCGATCCTGCTCGGCGATGGCGGCGCGCGCCACGTGCAGATCGTGCAGCTGCTGCTGGACGCCGGTGCCAACCCCGAGCTTGCCGATGGCGACGGCGTAACGCCGCTGGCACATGCCCGCCAACGCGGTTACACCAACATCGAAACATTGCTGCGCCAACACGGCGCGACGCGCTGA
- a CDS encoding amidohydrolase family protein translates to MFRSRPLSLAILLVVAPLSASAAERADLLIRNATVVDVEHARSVPGQSVVIRGEDIVAVGPDAQVRSQWSTHRQIDAKGKYLIPGLWDMHVHFGGGPALVEENKALLPLYIAHGITTIRDCSGDLPQQVLQWRGEIANGTLFGPRLLTSGAKIEGIKPVWKGTIEVGSKADADKAIERLQHDKVDFVKITDSTLTPELFLYSASAARKAGFKASGHIPMALTVEQAVDAGLASIEHLDYAFKAGSKDEARIAADFGAGRIDRAEANRRLDASFDRETALHAYRDFAKRGVFVTPTLNGGRILDFLDQDDHANDPYLAYIGPGLRATYAWRVERAAKATPAQIEARHAQYHQVAAVLPLLQEAGVTIIAGTDAGFLNSFNYPGIGLHQELQLFVKEGLSAPQALSAATRSGPAWFGQMQRYGGVATGKAADLVLLTANPLQDIAATEKIDSVILRGDVYDRAALDRMLADTKAKVAGWNAAAK, encoded by the coding sequence ATGTTCCGTTCCCGTCCGTTGTCCCTTGCCATCCTTCTTGTTGTTGCTCCGCTGTCGGCATCTGCGGCCGAACGCGCCGATCTGCTGATCCGCAACGCCACGGTCGTCGATGTCGAGCACGCACGCAGCGTGCCCGGTCAGAGCGTTGTCATCCGTGGCGAGGACATCGTCGCCGTCGGCCCCGATGCGCAGGTACGCAGCCAGTGGAGCACCCATCGCCAGATCGACGCCAAGGGCAAGTACCTGATTCCGGGCCTGTGGGACATGCACGTGCACTTCGGTGGTGGCCCGGCGCTGGTGGAAGAGAACAAGGCGCTGCTGCCGCTGTACATCGCCCATGGCATCACCACGATCCGTGACTGCTCCGGTGATCTTCCGCAGCAGGTGCTGCAGTGGCGCGGCGAAATCGCCAACGGCACGCTGTTCGGCCCGCGCCTGCTGACGTCGGGTGCGAAGATCGAAGGCATCAAGCCGGTCTGGAAGGGCACGATCGAGGTGGGCAGCAAGGCCGACGCGGACAAGGCGATCGAGCGCCTGCAGCACGACAAGGTCGACTTCGTGAAGATCACCGACAGCACGCTGACCCCGGAACTGTTCCTGTACTCGGCCAGCGCGGCGCGCAAGGCGGGTTTCAAGGCCTCAGGCCATATCCCGATGGCGTTGACGGTGGAGCAGGCAGTGGATGCAGGCCTGGCCTCGATCGAACATCTGGATTATGCCTTCAAGGCTGGCAGCAAGGATGAAGCACGGATCGCCGCCGACTTCGGCGCCGGGCGCATCGACCGCGCTGAAGCCAACCGCCGGCTCGATGCCAGCTTTGATCGCGAAACCGCATTGCATGCGTATCGTGATTTCGCCAAGCGCGGCGTATTCGTGACGCCCACGCTCAACGGCGGTCGTATCCTCGACTTCCTCGACCAGGACGACCATGCCAACGATCCGTATCTGGCCTATATCGGCCCGGGCCTGCGTGCGACCTATGCCTGGCGCGTGGAGCGCGCTGCAAAGGCGACGCCCGCGCAGATCGAGGCGCGCCATGCGCAGTACCACCAGGTGGCTGCGGTGCTGCCATTGCTGCAGGAAGCGGGGGTGACGATCATTGCCGGCACCGATGCGGGTTTCCTCAATTCGTTCAACTACCCGGGTATCGGCCTGCACCAGGAGTTGCAGTTGTTCGTGAAGGAAGGCCTGAGCGCACCGCAGGCGCTGTCCGCCGCGACCCGCTCCGGCCCGGCCTGGTTCGGCCAGATGCAGCGCTACGGCGGTGTCGCCACGGGCAAGGCCGCCGATCTGGTGCTGCTGACCGCCAATCCCCTGCAGGACATCGCCGCCACCGAAAAGATCGACAGCGTGATCCTGCGCGGTGATGTGTACGATCGCGCGGCGCTGGACAGGATGCTGGCCGACACCAAGGCCAAGGTCGCTGGCTGGAATGCTGCGGCGAAGTAG
- a CDS encoding LysR family transcriptional regulator yields the protein MNDLASGGDRLDLLRTFLRIVDSGSLSAAALQLGTTQPTVSRRLQALERQLGLRLLQRSTHGLLLTEDGQRCQRHAQRVVDEWEALQAELHGQTQMLSGRLRVMVPHAFGQAQLLPTMLDFLAQHPQLSLEWILEDRRPDFIAEGIDCAVRVGAVDEPRMVALPLAEVPRIVVAAPSLADARSITTPEQAQALPWISLVTYYRERLLLHDAQGRAHTLSITPRLLSDNLFVVQQAARAGLGAAVVSAWLVAKDLTEGRLVQLLPDWQAPPLPVHLVFPAARQQPLRLRAFIDAMKAALPQLHGMRPAPR from the coding sequence ATGAATGATCTTGCCTCGGGCGGCGACCGCCTGGACCTGCTGCGCACTTTCCTGCGTATCGTGGACAGCGGCAGCCTTTCTGCGGCTGCCCTGCAACTGGGTACCACCCAGCCCACCGTCAGCCGTCGGCTTCAAGCCCTGGAGCGGCAGCTGGGCCTGCGCCTGCTGCAACGGTCCACCCACGGCCTGCTGCTGACCGAGGACGGCCAGCGCTGCCAACGCCATGCGCAGCGGGTAGTGGACGAATGGGAAGCGCTGCAGGCCGAGCTGCACGGCCAGACCCAGATGCTCAGCGGGCGCCTGCGGGTGATGGTGCCGCATGCATTCGGCCAGGCACAGCTGCTGCCGACCATGCTCGATTTCCTGGCCCAGCACCCACAGTTGAGCCTGGAGTGGATCCTTGAGGACCGCCGCCCGGACTTCATCGCCGAAGGCATCGACTGCGCGGTGCGGGTCGGCGCGGTCGATGAACCGCGCATGGTCGCCTTGCCGCTGGCCGAAGTACCGCGCATCGTGGTGGCCGCACCGTCGCTGGCCGATGCGCGTTCGATCACCACGCCCGAACAGGCGCAGGCCTTGCCGTGGATCTCGCTGGTCACCTACTACCGCGAACGTCTGTTGCTGCACGACGCGCAAGGCCGCGCACACACGCTGTCGATCACGCCACGCCTGCTCAGCGACAACCTGTTCGTGGTGCAGCAGGCCGCACGTGCTGGCCTGGGTGCGGCGGTGGTTTCGGCCTGGCTGGTGGCCAAAGACCTGACCGAAGGACGGCTGGTGCAGCTGCTGCCGGACTGGCAGGCGCCACCGCTGCCGGTGCACTTGGTGTTCCCTGCTGCGCGACAGCAACCCCTGCGCCTGCGCGCTTTCATCGACGCCATGAAGGCCGCGCTGCCGCAGCTGCATGGCATGCGGCCGGCACCACGCTAG
- a CDS encoding MFS transporter, producing MSTPSLSTITAAPSAAPAPSLVLAMAAGAGFAVASLYYSQPMLGLIAQDLGAGERAVGLVPTLTQLGYALGILLLAPLGDRFDRRNLILLKSVLLALALGAAALAGQLPGLLVASLLVGLMATLAQDIVPAAAVLAPDAQRGQVVGRVMTGLLLGILLSRVVSGVVAETWGWRVQFGLAALSVLAMGAVMARALPHFVATSTLRYPALLGSLLALWREQPQLRRAVASQSLLAVGFSAFWSTLALMLHARLGLGSAAAGAFGIAGAAGALAAPVAGRFADRLGSPAVARLAIAVALAGFALLLAESWLPSAALLPLLVVSALLFDFGFQSALVAHQTLVYGLVPPARSRLNALLFTGMFIGMAAGGALGSLALAQWGWQGVAWLATICAGGSLLIRLR from the coding sequence ATGTCCACGCCCTCGCTCTCAACCATCACCGCTGCGCCCAGCGCTGCGCCCGCTCCATCGCTGGTGCTGGCCATGGCCGCTGGCGCGGGCTTCGCGGTCGCCTCGCTCTACTACAGCCAGCCGATGCTGGGCCTGATCGCCCAGGATCTGGGGGCCGGCGAGCGCGCCGTAGGCCTGGTGCCGACCCTGACCCAACTGGGCTATGCGCTGGGCATCCTGTTGCTGGCTCCACTGGGCGACCGCTTCGACCGGCGCAACCTGATCCTGCTGAAGTCGGTGCTGCTGGCGTTGGCCCTGGGTGCGGCGGCCCTGGCCGGCCAGTTGCCGGGGCTCCTTGTTGCCAGCCTGCTGGTGGGGCTGATGGCCACGCTGGCGCAGGACATCGTGCCGGCCGCTGCGGTGCTGGCGCCGGATGCACAGCGCGGGCAGGTAGTGGGCAGGGTAATGACCGGCCTGCTGCTCGGCATCCTGCTGTCGCGCGTGGTCAGCGGCGTGGTGGCCGAAACCTGGGGCTGGCGCGTGCAGTTCGGCCTGGCGGCACTCTCGGTGCTGGCGATGGGCGCGGTGATGGCACGGGCACTGCCGCACTTCGTCGCGACCAGCACGCTGCGCTACCCCGCGTTGCTGGGCTCGTTGCTGGCGCTCTGGCGCGAGCAGCCGCAGTTGCGCCGCGCCGTGGCCAGCCAGTCGCTGCTGGCGGTGGGCTTCAGTGCGTTCTGGTCGACGCTGGCGTTGATGTTGCATGCACGGCTGGGCCTGGGCAGTGCTGCCGCGGGTGCGTTCGGCATCGCCGGTGCTGCCGGCGCGTTGGCTGCGCCCGTTGCTGGCCGCTTCGCCGATCGCTTGGGCAGCCCCGCGGTAGCACGGTTGGCGATTGCGGTTGCGCTGGCAGGCTTTGCCCTGTTGCTGGCCGAGTCGTGGCTACCGTCCGCCGCGCTGCTGCCGTTGCTGGTGGTCAGCGCGTTGCTGTTCGATTTCGGTTTCCAGTCGGCGCTGGTCGCGCACCAGACCCTGGTCTACGGTCTGGTGCCGCCGGCACGCAGCCGCCTCAACGCGTTGTTGTTCACCGGCATGTTCATCGGCATGGCGGCAGGCGGTGCATTGGGCAGCCTGGCGTTGGCGCAGTGGGGGTGGCAGGGCGTGGCGTGGCTGGCGACGATCTGTGCCGGTGGCAGCCTGCTGATCCGGCTGCGTTGA